A region of Oncorhynchus keta strain PuntledgeMale-10-30-2019 unplaced genomic scaffold, Oket_V2 Un_contig_3867_pilon_pilon, whole genome shotgun sequence DNA encodes the following proteins:
- the LOC118380843 gene encoding solute carrier family 40 member 1-like: MSLNLKEITNLPLCFGRFRWLLSTCKDGWRAYYRQDVFLAGMGLAFLYTTVLGFDCITTGYAYTQGISGSLLSLLMGVSAITGLMGTIMFTKLRKAYGLVNTGIISSCLHLCCLLLCVCSVFAPGSPMDLRLLRPFLDANANSTLSAAGGMVEGQRQKHTYPMRGGINQPLLPDRSSIHWTNNTVLFENMPSGMEPDSYISIILLFLGVITARIGLWSFDLTVTQLLQENICESERGVVNGVQSSMNYLMDLLHFIMVISAPQPQHFGILVIISVVFITTGHTMYFLYARKAKRKAAGCLDT, translated from the exons ATGAGCCTGAACCTCAAGGAGATCACCAACCTGCCTCTGTGTTTTGGACGCTTCCGCTGGCTGCTGAGTACCTGTAAGGACGGCTGGAGGGCCTACTACCGCCAGGATGTCTTCCTGGCTGGGATGGGCCTGGCCTTCCTCTACACAACTGTCCTGGGCTTCGACTGCATCACCACGGGCTACGCCTACACCCAGGGCATCAGTGGCTCCCTGCTCAGTCTGCTGATGGGGGTCTCGGCTATAACAGGCCTCATGGGCACCATCATGTTCACCAAGCTGAGGAAGGCCTACGGTTTAGTCAACACAGGCATCATCTCCAGTTGTCTCCATCTTTGCTgtctgctgctgtgtgtgtgttctgtgttcgcCCCCGGCAGCCCCATGGACCTCCGCCTGCTCAGGCCCTTCCTGGACGCCAACGCCAACTCAACGTTGTCGGCGGCCGGGGGGATGGTGGAGGGCCAGAGGCAGAAACACACCTACCCGATGCGGGGTGGCATTAATCAGCCGCTGCTGCCCGACCGCTCGTCCATCCACTGGACCAACAACACAGTGCTGTTTGAGAATATGCCATCAGGCATGGAGCCAGACTCCTACATCTCTATAATCCTGCTGTTCTTGGGGGTCATCACAGCACGCATCG GTCTGTGGTcctttgacctgaccgtgacccaGCTGCTTCAGGAGAACATCTGTGAGTCAGAACGTGGTGTGGTCAACGGGGTCCAGAGCTCCATGAACTACTTGATGGACCTTCTCCACTTCATCATGGTCATCTCTGCTCCACAGCCCCAGCACTTTGGCatcctggtcatcatctctgtaGTGTTCATCACCACAGGACACACAATGTACTTCCTATACGCACGCAAAGCCAAGAGGAAAGCTGCTGGATGCCTGGACACGTAG